In the genome of Qipengyuania seohaensis, one region contains:
- a CDS encoding crotonase/enoyl-CoA hydratase family protein: MTLLTIDTADHVTTLTLNRPDSMNPLGAAGDGDAFAAACEAINSDMDVRCVILTGAGRASSAGGDIKAMKEKTGNFGGTAPEIADGYRNNIHKILRALYSLRLPLIAAVNGPAIGLGCDLACLADMRIASEKAKFGVTFLKLGIIPGDGGTWILPRIIGEARAAELFYTGDVIDAATAQDWGLVSRVVDHDAFLDETHALAAKVAAMPPHALRQAKNLMRQGRSTTYDAALEMAANAQALMHSTRDHMEGVEALIEKRAPKFTGD; encoded by the coding sequence ATGACCCTGCTCACCATCGATACCGCCGATCACGTCACCACGCTCACGCTCAACCGGCCGGACAGCATGAACCCGCTTGGGGCTGCTGGTGACGGCGATGCTTTCGCCGCCGCTTGCGAAGCGATCAACTCCGACATGGATGTGCGGTGCGTGATCCTGACCGGAGCGGGGCGGGCGTCCAGCGCGGGCGGCGACATCAAAGCAATGAAGGAGAAGACCGGCAATTTCGGCGGCACCGCTCCCGAGATTGCCGATGGCTATCGCAACAACATCCACAAGATCCTGCGCGCGCTGTACTCCCTACGCCTACCGTTGATAGCAGCCGTCAATGGGCCCGCCATCGGTCTCGGCTGCGATCTCGCCTGCCTCGCCGACATGCGGATCGCGAGCGAGAAGGCGAAGTTCGGCGTGACCTTCCTCAAGCTCGGCATCATTCCCGGAGATGGCGGCACGTGGATCCTGCCGCGTATCATCGGCGAGGCGCGCGCGGCGGAGCTGTTCTACACGGGCGACGTGATCGACGCCGCCACCGCGCAGGACTGGGGGCTGGTCAGCCGAGTGGTCGACCACGACGCGTTCCTGGATGAGACACACGCGCTTGCCGCCAAGGTCGCAGCCATGCCGCCGCATGCACTTCGCCAGGCAAAGAACCTGATGCGGCAGGGGCGATCAACGACGTACGACGCGGCGCTCGAGATGGCGGCGAATGCGCAGGCGCTCATGCATTCGACGCGCGATCACATGGAGGGGGTCGAAGCATTAATCGAAAAGCGTGCGCCGAAGTTCACCGGAGACTAG
- a CDS encoding winged helix-turn-helix transcriptional regulator, with protein MNELHNRFRPSRSPCPIGRASRLLGDRWVLLILRESFLGATRFEEFLPNTGINRAALTSRLSAMIEHGVLERDPPTGRRAEYRLTEAGRALAPVMAAMRNWGDEWLVDRDAQSF; from the coding sequence GTGAATGAATTGCATAACCGCTTTCGTCCTTCCCGCTCGCCCTGTCCGATCGGGCGTGCCTCTCGCCTCCTTGGTGATCGTTGGGTCCTGCTAATTCTGCGCGAGTCGTTTCTCGGTGCAACGCGATTCGAAGAGTTCTTGCCGAATACGGGCATCAATCGAGCCGCGCTCACTTCGCGGCTGTCGGCCATGATCGAACACGGTGTCCTCGAGCGAGACCCGCCGACCGGACGCCGGGCCGAATATCGTTTGACCGAGGCAGGTCGGGCTCTCGCGCCTGTGATGGCAGCGATGCGCAATTGGGGAGATGAATGGCTAGTCGACCGCGACGCCCAGTCGTTCTAG
- a CDS encoding PaaI family thioesterase, with product MARPGFENEEQVLEYMRRIAVGRSGFSNFLQLQPVRCWDGEAEILMDIRPEMTQHHGYAHGAIVGLMADNACAWAASSAIGDVVTGNYTINFLAAATGQRLRSKGSVVKAGRRQVVVRADVWSESDDADPVLVAIAQATVVPTGIVTSKETT from the coding sequence ATGGCGCGTCCGGGATTTGAAAACGAGGAGCAGGTGCTCGAATACATGAGGCGGATCGCGGTCGGCCGGTCCGGTTTCTCCAATTTCCTCCAGCTCCAACCGGTCCGCTGCTGGGACGGCGAGGCAGAGATTCTCATGGATATCCGGCCCGAGATGACCCAGCATCATGGTTATGCGCATGGTGCTATCGTCGGGCTTATGGCCGACAACGCCTGTGCGTGGGCGGCAAGCTCCGCGATTGGCGACGTTGTTACCGGCAACTACACGATCAATTTTCTCGCAGCCGCAACAGGGCAGCGCCTGCGCTCCAAGGGAAGCGTGGTCAAGGCCGGAAGACGCCAAGTCGTCGTTCGCGCCGATGTCTGGTCGGAAAGCGACGATGCCGACCCGGTGTTGGTAGCAATCGCTCAGGCCACTGTCGTACCTACCGGCATCGTGACATCGAAAGAAACGACCTAA
- the dxs gene encoding 1-deoxy-D-xylulose-5-phosphate synthase encodes MTTRPDTPLLDMVDTPADLRKLEKSQLRQLSDELRAEMIDAVGTTGGHLGSGLGVVELTAAIHYVFDTPTDKLVWDVGHQCYPHKILTGRRDRIRTLRQGGGLSGFTKRAESEYDPFGAAHSSTSISAALGFAMANKMQGRDGRGIAVIGDGAMSAGMAYEAMNNAEQAGNRLVVILNDNDMSIAPPVGGLSAYLARMVSSSEYLGLRSMASKIARKMGRRVWGGLEKAEEYARGMVTGGTMFEELGFYYVGPIDGHNLDHLIPVLENVRDSEQGPVLIHVVTQKGKGYAPAENSADKYHGVAKFDVVTGEQKKSSGGPPAYQNVFGETLAKLADSDPRICAITAAMPSGTGVDKFAKAHPDKAFDVGIAEQHGVTFAAGLAAEGMRPFAAIYSTFLQRAYDQVVHDVAIQNLPVRFAIDRAGLVGADGCTHAGSFDITYLATLPNMVVMAAADEAELAHMTYTAAEYDEGPIAFRYPRGSGTGVEIPEQLQKLEIGKGRIVREGTKVAILSLGARLEEAKKAADQLEAKGLSTTVADMRFAKPLDTELIEKLMRSHEVVITVEEGAIGGLGAHVLTFASDEGLTDTGLKVRTMRLPDIFQDHDDPAKQYDEAGLNAPQIVDTVLSALRHNSAGVEEARA; translated from the coding sequence ATGACGACGCGCCCCGATACGCCGCTGCTGGATATGGTCGATACTCCGGCCGATCTCCGCAAACTTGAAAAGTCCCAGCTTCGCCAGCTTTCAGACGAGCTGCGCGCAGAAATGATCGATGCCGTGGGCACGACAGGGGGACATCTCGGCTCCGGCCTCGGCGTGGTCGAACTCACGGCTGCGATCCATTACGTTTTCGATACCCCGACCGACAAGCTAGTCTGGGACGTGGGTCATCAGTGTTACCCGCACAAGATCCTGACCGGTCGGCGCGACAGGATTCGCACCCTGCGTCAGGGCGGCGGCCTTTCGGGCTTCACCAAGCGCGCGGAAAGCGAATACGACCCGTTCGGCGCGGCGCACTCCTCGACCTCGATCAGTGCGGCACTTGGCTTCGCCATGGCCAACAAGATGCAGGGCCGTGACGGTCGCGGCATCGCGGTAATCGGTGACGGCGCGATGAGCGCCGGCATGGCCTATGAAGCGATGAACAACGCCGAGCAGGCAGGCAACCGCCTGGTGGTTATCCTCAACGACAACGACATGTCGATCGCACCGCCGGTGGGTGGCCTGTCCGCCTATCTCGCACGCATGGTGTCGAGCAGCGAATATCTCGGCCTCCGCTCGATGGCTTCCAAGATCGCCCGCAAGATGGGCCGCCGTGTGTGGGGTGGGCTCGAAAAGGCGGAAGAATATGCTCGCGGCATGGTGACCGGCGGGACGATGTTCGAAGAACTCGGCTTCTATTACGTAGGACCGATCGACGGTCACAATCTCGACCACTTGATCCCGGTGCTCGAGAATGTGCGCGATAGTGAGCAGGGCCCTGTCCTGATCCATGTCGTAACCCAAAAGGGCAAGGGCTACGCGCCTGCCGAGAACAGCGCCGACAAATACCACGGCGTCGCCAAGTTCGATGTCGTGACCGGCGAGCAGAAGAAGTCTTCCGGCGGTCCGCCCGCATACCAGAACGTCTTCGGGGAAACGCTGGCCAAGCTGGCCGATAGCGATCCGCGCATTTGCGCGATCACCGCTGCCATGCCCAGCGGCACGGGTGTCGACAAATTCGCCAAGGCGCATCCCGACAAGGCTTTCGATGTCGGCATTGCTGAACAGCACGGTGTCACTTTTGCGGCAGGTCTCGCGGCGGAAGGCATGCGTCCTTTCGCGGCGATCTACTCTACCTTCCTCCAGCGTGCGTATGACCAGGTCGTGCATGACGTGGCGATCCAGAACCTTCCTGTGCGCTTCGCTATCGACCGCGCCGGACTGGTGGGCGCAGATGGTTGTACCCACGCCGGCTCCTTCGACATTACCTATCTCGCCACGCTGCCCAACATGGTCGTCATGGCCGCCGCCGATGAGGCGGAGCTGGCGCATATGACATACACGGCCGCAGAGTATGACGAGGGCCCGATAGCTTTCCGCTATCCGCGTGGTAGCGGCACCGGCGTCGAAATTCCCGAACAGCTGCAGAAGCTGGAAATCGGCAAGGGGCGCATCGTGCGTGAAGGCACGAAGGTCGCAATCCTTTCGCTCGGCGCGCGTCTTGAAGAGGCCAAGAAGGCTGCCGACCAGCTGGAGGCCAAGGGCCTTTCGACCACGGTTGCCGACATGCGTTTCGCCAAGCCGCTCGACACCGAGCTGATCGAAAAACTGATGCGCAGCCACGAAGTCGTAATAACGGTCGAAGAAGGCGCAATAGGCGGCCTCGGCGCGCATGTGCTGACCTTCGCTTCGGACGAAGGGCTGACGGACACCGGCCTTAAGGTTCGCACAATGCGTCTGCCTGATATTTTCCAGGACCATGACGATCCGGCCAAGCAGTATGACGAGGCTGGCCTCAACGCTCCACAGATTGTCGATACCGTGCTCAGTGCGCTCCGGCACAACTCTGCGGGCGTTGAAGAGGCACGGGCTTAG
- a CDS encoding Fur family transcriptional regulator, with protein MAQHAHSHKEHSGEALIDAARHTLTDAGEQWTGMRQSVFEELSRHEKPASAYDIADNLSAARGKRVAPNSVYRILDLFVRNNLANRIESANAYLVNTHPGCRHDCIFLICDDCGKALHIDDDRVTGALRDAGKDAGFIDVRPVVELRGLCDECGA; from the coding sequence ATGGCCCAGCACGCACATTCTCACAAAGAACATTCCGGCGAAGCCTTGATCGACGCCGCCCGCCACACGCTCACCGATGCGGGCGAGCAGTGGACGGGTATGCGGCAGTCGGTGTTCGAGGAACTCAGCCGCCACGAAAAACCGGCGAGTGCCTATGACATCGCCGATAACCTCTCGGCCGCGCGGGGCAAGCGGGTAGCACCCAACAGCGTGTATCGCATCCTCGACCTGTTCGTGCGTAACAACCTCGCCAACCGGATCGAGAGCGCCAACGCTTACCTCGTGAACACCCATCCGGGTTGCCGGCACGACTGCATTTTCCTGATCTGCGACGATTGCGGCAAGGCCCTCCACATCGACGATGACCGGGTGACCGGGGCGCTTCGCGACGCAGGCAAGGATGCAGGTTTCATCGACGTGCGACCGGTCGTCGAGCTGCGCGGCCTCTGCGACGAGTGCGGGGCCTGA
- the msrA gene encoding peptide-methionine (S)-S-oxide reductase MsrA, which produces MRKFGALFAAAALFGASACQQPAFAAERVVEAPAASRVAKEGAGLKTAIFAGGCFWGVEAVFSHTKGVTSAVSGYHGGTRRQADYKLVSSGVTDHVEAVKVTYDPRVVRYDELLRIFFSVIADPTLKDGQGPDRGAHYNAELVPLSAEQRAVASAYLAKLKKSGLWSRPIVTTIEPAKTFYAAETYHQDFAAKNPRHPYIMRWDAPKVSALKRLYPSLYRAEFRRN; this is translated from the coding sequence ATGCGCAAATTCGGCGCCCTCTTTGCTGCAGCCGCCCTCTTCGGGGCGAGCGCGTGCCAGCAACCGGCCTTCGCTGCCGAACGCGTGGTCGAAGCTCCCGCTGCCTCCCGTGTCGCGAAAGAGGGTGCGGGTTTGAAAACCGCGATCTTCGCAGGCGGATGTTTCTGGGGCGTGGAAGCGGTCTTCAGCCACACCAAGGGCGTGACAAGCGCGGTGTCGGGCTATCACGGCGGCACCAGGCGCCAGGCGGATTACAAGCTGGTATCGTCCGGCGTCACCGATCATGTCGAAGCGGTCAAGGTCACCTACGACCCGCGTGTGGTGCGCTACGACGAGCTGCTGCGGATCTTCTTCTCGGTCATCGCCGACCCGACGCTCAAGGACGGCCAAGGTCCGGATCGCGGCGCGCATTACAATGCGGAACTCGTCCCCCTTTCGGCAGAGCAACGCGCAGTTGCCTCGGCCTATCTCGCCAAGCTGAAGAAAAGCGGTCTCTGGTCGCGGCCGATCGTCACCACGATCGAGCCTGCCAAGACCTTCTATGCCGCAGAAACATATCATCAGGATTTCGCGGCCAAGAACCCGCGCCACCCTTATATCATGCGGTGGGATGCGCCCAAGGTATCCGCGCTGAAGAGGCTCTACCCCTCGCTTTACCGCGCAGAGTTCAGGCGCAACTAG
- the purH gene encoding bifunctional phosphoribosylaminoimidazolecarboxamide formyltransferase/IMP cyclohydrolase — MADVAIKRALLSVSDKSGLVELGTALAGKGVELVSTGGTARALREAGLDVRDVSDLTGFPEMMDGRVKTLHPMVHGGLLAVRDNPEHAAAMEEHAFGAIDLVVVNLYPFEATVAKGAERDEIIENIDIGGPSMVRSAAKNHQYVTIVTDPADYATLIGELEQGGSTSLEFRRKCAAKAFAATAAYDSMISQWFAFADQGETFPGMLAVNGKAPVELRYGENPHQKAALYTPVGPHAKGIAQAEQLQGKELSYNNYNDADAALELCAEFAGGDPAVVIVKHANPCGVAQASTLIEAWQDALACDSVSAFGGIVAVNTELDGETATAICEIFTEVVIAPSVSDEAREAFSKKKNLRLLVTGDLPDPRRGGLMVKPITGGLLVQTRDNGAISEADLKVVTQRAPTEQELKDCFFAWTVARHVKSNAIVYAKDGATAGIGAGQMNRRDSSRIAAMKAAEAAEKYEWAQPRTVGSAVASDAFFPFADGLLAAAEAGATAIIQPGGSIRDDEVIAAADEKGLAMVFTGMRHFRH, encoded by the coding sequence TTGGCTGACGTGGCAATCAAGCGGGCACTGCTGTCGGTGTCCGACAAGAGCGGATTGGTGGAACTGGGCACTGCGCTGGCTGGCAAGGGCGTGGAACTGGTTTCGACCGGCGGCACGGCGCGCGCTCTGCGCGAAGCGGGCCTCGACGTGAGGGACGTCTCCGACCTTACCGGCTTTCCGGAAATGATGGATGGCCGGGTCAAGACTCTGCATCCCATGGTCCATGGCGGCCTGCTCGCCGTGCGGGACAACCCAGAACACGCCGCTGCTATGGAAGAGCACGCTTTCGGCGCGATCGATCTTGTCGTGGTCAATCTCTATCCCTTCGAAGCCACCGTGGCCAAAGGAGCGGAGCGTGACGAGATCATCGAGAACATCGATATCGGTGGTCCGTCGATGGTGCGCAGCGCCGCCAAGAACCACCAGTATGTGACGATCGTCACCGATCCCGCCGACTACGCAACGCTGATCGGCGAGCTTGAACAAGGTGGCAGTACCTCGCTCGAATTCCGCCGGAAATGCGCCGCCAAGGCCTTCGCCGCGACTGCAGCTTACGACAGCATGATCAGCCAGTGGTTCGCCTTCGCCGACCAGGGAGAAACCTTCCCCGGCATGCTGGCCGTCAACGGCAAGGCCCCGGTCGAATTGCGATATGGCGAAAATCCGCACCAGAAGGCGGCGCTGTACACCCCCGTCGGACCGCATGCGAAAGGCATCGCCCAGGCCGAGCAGCTGCAGGGCAAGGAACTCAGCTACAACAACTATAACGACGCCGACGCCGCGCTCGAACTTTGCGCGGAATTCGCTGGCGGCGACCCGGCGGTCGTCATCGTCAAGCACGCCAACCCTTGCGGAGTAGCGCAGGCATCGACCCTGATCGAGGCGTGGCAAGATGCGCTTGCCTGCGACAGTGTGTCGGCCTTCGGCGGCATCGTTGCGGTCAATACCGAGCTCGACGGAGAAACGGCTACGGCAATTTGCGAGATATTCACCGAGGTCGTCATTGCGCCTTCCGTCAGCGACGAGGCGCGCGAGGCTTTTTCGAAGAAGAAGAACCTTCGCCTGCTCGTAACCGGCGATTTGCCCGATCCGCGGCGCGGCGGACTGATGGTCAAGCCGATCACCGGCGGCCTCCTGGTCCAGACCCGCGACAACGGTGCGATCAGCGAAGCCGATCTGAAAGTCGTGACCCAGCGCGCGCCTACGGAGCAGGAATTGAAGGACTGTTTCTTCGCCTGGACCGTCGCGCGGCACGTCAAATCCAATGCCATCGTCTATGCCAAGGACGGCGCCACGGCCGGTATCGGTGCGGGTCAGATGAACCGTCGGGATTCCTCGCGCATTGCCGCGATGAAAGCTGCGGAGGCCGCAGAAAAATACGAATGGGCCCAGCCGCGCACGGTCGGAAGCGCTGTTGCATCGGACGCCTTCTTCCCCTTCGCTGACGGACTGCTGGCCGCGGCGGAAGCGGGCGCCACGGCGATCATCCAGCCCGGTGGGTCGATCCGCGACGACGAGGTCATCGCAGCCGCCGACGAAAAGGGACTTGCAATGGTCTTCACCGGGATGCGCCACTTCCGACACTGA
- a CDS encoding heparinase II/III family protein, translated as MMEGHADLLTVAREDASDEEQVALPLGDTPEPFVTAAPAHEPETEIEPSRALVLADFQPPRSGPLHSALRLAFKLGVPGQILSSPLRKPAKPRLLGTVDSPLAGNRTAGVALRAGQFFAGGLKHPLAKVDYRSPSKMTPPFVRAVHGFTWMRDLASSAPRAQCAGTAGDMFAAWLKANPQPGKGPAWTVELAGMRLLNWLVHAPIVLTGEGEKLKPRFLEAIEATARWLDRNVTREDDRLAQASGWSGMLAAGLLLPDGKARKLYAEAGLLRTLGEMVSDDGGVLSRCPSAQADAIALLVEVRACYAAVGEEAPAALDTMLALLVPALLGVRMGDRGLGSWQGGAALSESDLEALVAASGVRTRPLAEAGQWGFQRVKAKEAVLVLDAAPPPKPRHARHACASTLAFEFSHGPQRIIVNCGGAALAGALVPARIEQGLRGTSAHSTMVLDDANSTAILLHGQIGKGVEEVDFTRETLSQGKKSGTKLEAAHNGYAARFGLVHRRILILSDGGEELRGEDVLEPSGRKGKRGKIGYAMRFHLGRGIEAKPTEDGRGVHLVMPDASYWQFRLGGDSGEAGCSVEDSLWVDGHGRPHATKQIVVEGLTARSGGRFPWLLKRMG; from the coding sequence ATGATGGAAGGGCATGCCGACCTGCTGACCGTCGCGCGCGAGGATGCTTCGGACGAAGAGCAGGTGGCACTGCCTCTGGGCGATACGCCCGAGCCGTTCGTCACTGCAGCTCCTGCCCACGAGCCGGAAACGGAAATCGAACCTTCGCGGGCCCTGGTGCTCGCGGATTTCCAGCCGCCTCGAAGCGGGCCGCTCCATTCCGCGCTTCGACTGGCTTTCAAGCTTGGGGTCCCCGGGCAGATCCTGTCCTCTCCCCTGCGCAAGCCTGCAAAGCCCCGACTTCTCGGGACCGTCGATAGCCCGCTCGCAGGAAACCGGACTGCCGGCGTCGCCCTGCGCGCCGGTCAGTTTTTTGCCGGCGGCCTGAAGCATCCGCTCGCGAAGGTTGATTATCGCTCGCCTTCGAAGATGACGCCGCCATTCGTCCGCGCAGTTCACGGCTTCACTTGGATGCGCGATCTCGCTTCCAGCGCGCCGCGTGCGCAATGTGCTGGCACGGCGGGCGACATGTTTGCTGCTTGGCTCAAGGCGAACCCGCAGCCGGGAAAGGGCCCTGCCTGGACTGTCGAGCTTGCCGGCATGCGACTGCTCAACTGGCTGGTCCATGCGCCCATCGTGCTGACCGGCGAGGGTGAGAAGCTCAAACCCAGGTTCCTCGAAGCGATTGAGGCAACGGCTCGCTGGCTAGATCGCAATGTGACACGCGAAGACGACCGCCTGGCGCAGGCGTCCGGGTGGTCGGGAATGCTCGCTGCAGGCCTGCTCCTGCCCGATGGCAAGGCGCGGAAACTCTACGCGGAAGCGGGCCTCTTGCGCACCCTGGGTGAGATGGTCAGCGACGATGGTGGTGTCTTGTCGCGCTGTCCTTCGGCTCAGGCCGATGCAATCGCCCTGCTTGTCGAAGTCCGCGCCTGCTATGCTGCCGTCGGCGAAGAAGCGCCGGCAGCCCTCGACACGATGCTTGCGCTGCTCGTTCCCGCCTTGCTCGGCGTCCGCATGGGCGATCGCGGCCTCGGCAGTTGGCAGGGCGGGGCGGCCTTGAGCGAGAGTGATCTGGAAGCCCTTGTTGCGGCGAGCGGGGTTCGGACCCGCCCTCTGGCAGAAGCCGGTCAGTGGGGCTTCCAAAGGGTGAAGGCCAAGGAGGCGGTGCTTGTATTGGACGCCGCCCCGCCGCCAAAGCCTCGCCATGCGCGCCATGCCTGCGCGTCGACGCTGGCGTTCGAATTTTCGCACGGGCCGCAGCGGATCATCGTCAATTGCGGCGGGGCGGCGCTTGCGGGCGCCTTGGTCCCGGCGCGGATAGAACAGGGATTGCGCGGCACCTCGGCGCATTCGACCATGGTTCTGGACGATGCGAATTCGACTGCCATTCTATTGCATGGCCAGATCGGCAAAGGAGTCGAAGAGGTCGACTTCACCCGTGAAACCCTTTCGCAGGGGAAGAAGTCTGGCACCAAGCTGGAGGCTGCACACAATGGCTACGCAGCGCGCTTCGGGCTAGTTCATCGCCGCATCCTGATCCTGTCGGACGGAGGCGAGGAGTTGCGCGGCGAAGATGTTCTCGAACCGTCGGGACGCAAGGGCAAGCGCGGCAAGATCGGCTATGCCATGCGCTTCCATCTCGGGCGCGGAATAGAGGCCAAGCCGACAGAGGACGGGCGCGGCGTGCACCTCGTCATGCCCGATGCAAGCTACTGGCAATTCCGCCTCGGTGGCGATAGCGGCGAGGCCGGTTGCAGCGTCGAGGATTCGCTCTGGGTCGATGGCCACGGACGTCCGCATGCAACGAAGCAGATCGTAGTCGAAGGGCTGACCGCCCGCAGCGGGGGACGCTTCCCTTGGCTGCTCAAACGAATGGGGTAA
- the rpe gene encoding ribulose-phosphate 3-epimerase produces MTAPLISPSILSADFARLGEEVRAVDEAGADWIHIDVMDGHYVPNITIGPAVVKALRPHSDKPFDVHLMIAPIDPYLEAFAEAGADIITVHPEAGPHIHRTLQAIKGLGKKAGVVLNPGTSVEALDYLLEDVDLVLVMSVNPGFGGQSFIHSQLRKIEAIRKRIDALGKDIRLEVDGGVDPNTAPLCVDAGADVLVAGSATFRGGPDKYASNIAALKGLG; encoded by the coding sequence ATGACTGCCCCGTTGATTTCCCCATCTATCCTGTCCGCCGATTTTGCCCGGCTGGGCGAGGAAGTCCGTGCGGTCGACGAAGCCGGTGCCGACTGGATCCATATCGACGTGATGGACGGACATTATGTCCCGAATATCACTATCGGTCCGGCCGTCGTGAAGGCATTGCGCCCTCATTCCGACAAGCCCTTCGACGTCCATCTGATGATCGCACCGATCGATCCGTACTTGGAGGCATTTGCCGAAGCAGGCGCGGACATCATCACGGTCCATCCCGAAGCGGGTCCGCATATCCACCGCACGCTGCAAGCCATCAAGGGTCTGGGCAAGAAGGCCGGCGTGGTGCTCAACCCGGGCACGAGCGTCGAAGCGCTCGACTACCTGCTCGAAGATGTGGACCTCGTCCTGGTGATGAGCGTCAATCCCGGTTTCGGCGGGCAGAGCTTCATCCATTCCCAGCTGCGCAAGATCGAAGCCATCCGCAAGCGGATCGACGCCTTGGGCAAAGACATCAGACTCGAAGTCGATGGCGGCGTCGATCCCAACACCGCACCGCTCTGCGTCGATGCAGGTGCTGACGTGCTTGTCGCAGGCTCTGCCACCTTCAGGGGCGGTCCGGACAAATACGCATCGAATATCGCGGCCCTGAAAGGGCTTGGATGA
- a CDS encoding PqqD family protein: protein MAAIRKLTENFIATEVGDETLLIDLDGGEMFSLSGTARAIWDAIDGKRGVPAIAAALAPLFDETVEVIERDAIALVAALAKAGFVEELN from the coding sequence ATGGCAGCGATCCGCAAGCTCACCGAGAATTTCATCGCTACAGAAGTCGGGGACGAGACCCTACTCATCGATCTCGACGGCGGCGAAATGTTTTCACTGAGCGGCACTGCCCGCGCAATCTGGGACGCGATCGACGGAAAACGCGGCGTGCCAGCAATTGCAGCGGCCCTCGCGCCCTTATTCGATGAAACGGTAGAGGTGATCGAACGCGATGCGATCGCATTGGTAGCGGCCCTGGCCAAGGCAGGGTTTGTGGAAGAACTCAATTGA